The window GGGCACCACGGCGGACCACGTCACCGCCTCGGCGGAGAGGAACTCCGGAATGGTCAGCGTGGGCGATTTGCTTGCCGCGAGAAGCAGCCGGCCGACGTCCATCCCGGCAAGGTTCATTCCGTTGTAGAGCCCGTGAACATTGGCGTCCGCGGGGAACATGAGCTTGTGCCATTCGTCGAAATTCTCGCTGAGGAGCAGATTCACTTCGAAATGCACATGGGCTCGCCGACGGTCAATTCCGTCGCCTGTGTAACCCAGTCGCCCCAGCGCGTCGCCGCGCGCCACCTGCTGGCCGATCTGCACGGTGGTCGAGCTGAGGTGGGCGTAGAGCGAGTAGTAGAGGCAGCCGTTCCACTGGTGCTCGATGACGACGTAGCACCCGTAGTTCGACGCGCGCGGGGCGTTGTTCACGTGGACCACGCGCCCGGCGGCCGCGGCGGTCACGATGTCGAGCGGTTCTCCGGCGGCCGTCCGCTCCAGCGGCCTGATGTCGGCGCCCTCGTGAAGTCTCGTGTAGATGGTCCCGGCGGAAACGACCTTGGGATCACGCACGAAGCCGTATTGGCCGCCCTCCCAGGGCGTTGATTTCACGCCCTTGAAATTGCGATCGACGAACATGTAGAACCCGGCGCCATCGCCCTGGAGCAACGCGCGGTTGCGGGTGGGGAAACCCAGGTCCAGCGCCGGGGCGAGGGATTGCGTGGCGACCAGCAGCGCGAGCGCGAGCCATGGGGCGCGAAGGAGCGAGGGCGGATTCATGCGCCGTCTGTTTGACCACGACGGCGGGGGCGCCGACAAACCTTCTCCGCGCTCACCCGGCCAGGCGGGCGAGCGTCGCGGCGTCGACGGGTTTGCAGGATCGGTAGCCGTCGCCGTTCTCCGGGAGGGAGGCGAGAAAGGCATCGCGCGCGTCGGCCGTGGCGAAGTCGAGCCCGATGAGGGCGCGTCCGACCCGTTCGCCCGACTGGCGGTAGTTGAAGTAGCAGAGGCTCGCGCGGTCGCGGATTTGCTGCCCGAGGAAGTCGTGGAGGGCGCCGGGGCG is drawn from Chthoniobacterales bacterium and contains these coding sequences:
- a CDS encoding M23 family metallopeptidase, encoding MNPPSLLRAPWLALALLVATQSLAPALDLGFPTRNRALLQGDGAGFYMFVDRNFKGVKSTPWEGGQYGFVRDPKVVSAGTIYTRLHEGADIRPLERTAAGEPLDIVTAAAAGRVVHVNNAPRASNYGCYVVIEHQWNGCLYYSLYAHLSSTTVQIGQQVARGDALGRLGYTGDGIDRRRAHVHFEVNLLLSENFDEWHKLMFPADANVHGLYNGMNLAGMDVGRLLLAASKSPTLTIPEFLSAEAVTWSAVVPATDKFALAKLYPWMVRGDATGARAWKISFARSGLPLRIEPWREAVTAAAVVSVAPTAFPLAYVTKGYISGTPKSPVLTRKGQDFLRLVSGSF